A genomic window from Cutibacterium acnes includes:
- a CDS encoding DUF58 domain-containing protein has product MSAASTSSAPRRQGLLTLRGRTVGIVGIVLTIIGLSIDQRGLARIGFLLILLPLIAISVVAWFRPRVQTARSLAPMRIALGSQACETVTVERRGGLPLGAARFTDTIPAPLGQSRWSTATIQTPVIPTTRGRFVIGPVMMRTVDPFGMARHHTDLGQVAEVIVTPRIVDLGASGELGGQGFDTRSSAIHAGRRGPDDAMVRDWHTGDSVRRIHWRSTAHRGDLMVRCEEQAWNPSVVIVLDSRARRHVGTGPDASFEWAVNAVASISTRLASDGYVTHVCDSSGTLKGDILDALVDEPLRPDTALTKAIESCQGIDGPAIAILGRLETTDIDPLVDLRRDRVAGLALVLDSDTFTARRFRSPLEQAEEHERAVAELDDAGWAVVPVDSRTSIDSAWQNLLQTARTAAL; this is encoded by the coding sequence ATGAGCGCCGCCTCAACGTCCAGCGCCCCTCGCCGTCAGGGACTGCTCACACTACGAGGACGCACGGTCGGGATCGTGGGGATCGTGCTCACGATCATCGGCCTCAGCATTGACCAGCGTGGCCTGGCGAGAATTGGGTTTCTCCTTATCCTGCTGCCGCTGATAGCCATTAGTGTCGTCGCATGGTTTCGACCGCGCGTGCAGACCGCGCGGAGTCTCGCTCCAATGCGGATAGCGTTAGGCTCCCAAGCCTGCGAAACCGTCACGGTAGAGCGTCGTGGCGGACTACCACTTGGAGCAGCCCGATTCACCGATACCATCCCCGCGCCGCTAGGCCAGTCACGATGGTCGACGGCCACCATCCAGACCCCAGTCATACCTACTACACGTGGTCGATTCGTGATCGGCCCCGTCATGATGCGCACCGTCGACCCGTTTGGCATGGCCCGCCATCACACCGATCTCGGTCAGGTTGCCGAAGTCATTGTCACGCCAAGGATCGTCGATTTGGGCGCCTCCGGGGAGCTCGGGGGTCAGGGATTCGACACAAGGTCCTCAGCGATCCATGCCGGACGACGTGGTCCCGACGATGCCATGGTGCGCGATTGGCACACCGGAGACTCGGTGCGACGCATTCACTGGCGCTCCACCGCTCACCGCGGGGACCTCATGGTCCGATGCGAGGAGCAGGCCTGGAACCCATCCGTCGTCATCGTGTTGGATTCTCGGGCTCGGCGTCACGTTGGAACTGGCCCCGACGCATCCTTTGAATGGGCCGTCAACGCGGTGGCATCCATCTCGACGCGTCTGGCTTCCGACGGATACGTCACTCACGTGTGTGACTCATCCGGCACGCTCAAGGGCGATATTCTCGACGCCCTCGTCGACGAACCGCTGCGTCCCGACACCGCCCTGACCAAGGCTATCGAGTCATGCCAGGGAATTGACGGCCCGGCGATCGCCATCCTCGGCCGGTTGGAGACGACCGATATTGATCCTCTCGTGGACTTGAGACGGGACCGGGTCGCTGGCCTTGCCCTTGTCCTAGATTCCGATACCTTCACCGCTCGACGATTCCGCAGCCCCCTTGAGCAGGCCGAGGAGCACGAGCGTGCCGTCGCAGAGTTGGATGATGCTGGGTGGGCAGTCGTTCCCGTCGATTCTCGCACCTCTATCGATTCGGCATGGCAGAACTTGCTGCAGACCGCAAGGACGGCAGCTTTATGA
- a CDS encoding AAA family ATPase encodes MNHRESQPVIPAHAQPLETVDPRAASIDGVVAITNAVRSAVAGAIEGKSERIDTALVVLLAQGHLLVEDVPGVGKTTLARALGRAIDCTVHRIQFTPDLLPSDITGVSVYDQEKREFVFKPGGIFANIVVGDEINRASPKTQSALLEAMGERQVSADGLTHPLEAPFMVMATQNPIEMEGTYRLPEAQRDRFMARITMGYPTRSAELAMLEHHGATSPLDEVRPVTDTQTIRRLISTVLGVHVAVDIHEYVLDIIGATRSHESIRLGASPRAALHLVRACRARAAMSGRDYVIPDDVQALAAPILAHRLVFSGRSGIASHESARAAESVIGSILRQVPLPERAHQDR; translated from the coding sequence TTGAACCACCGAGAATCACAGCCGGTCATTCCGGCACACGCCCAGCCTCTTGAGACCGTTGATCCGCGTGCCGCATCAATTGATGGTGTGGTGGCCATCACTAACGCGGTCCGGTCGGCCGTCGCAGGGGCGATTGAGGGAAAGAGCGAACGCATCGATACCGCGCTTGTCGTCCTCCTTGCCCAAGGGCATCTGCTGGTGGAGGACGTCCCCGGTGTGGGTAAGACGACACTCGCTCGAGCACTAGGGCGCGCCATTGACTGCACCGTTCACCGCATTCAGTTCACTCCTGACCTACTCCCGTCAGACATCACCGGCGTCAGCGTCTATGACCAAGAGAAGCGGGAATTCGTCTTTAAACCTGGCGGGATTTTCGCCAACATCGTGGTGGGTGACGAAATCAACCGCGCCTCTCCCAAGACCCAGTCAGCTCTGCTCGAGGCCATGGGAGAACGTCAAGTCTCAGCAGATGGCCTGACTCATCCCCTCGAAGCCCCGTTCATGGTGATGGCCACCCAAAACCCCATTGAGATGGAGGGCACGTACCGCCTACCAGAGGCCCAACGTGACCGATTTATGGCTCGTATCACTATGGGTTATCCAACGCGATCAGCAGAGCTTGCCATGCTCGAGCATCATGGCGCGACCTCTCCTCTTGATGAGGTCAGACCAGTTACCGACACTCAGACGATCCGAAGGCTCATTTCGACCGTACTTGGAGTGCACGTAGCCGTTGACATTCACGAGTACGTCCTCGACATCATCGGCGCCACCCGCTCACACGAGAGCATTCGGTTGGGAGCATCTCCCCGCGCAGCCCTCCACTTGGTCCGCGCGTGCCGAGCTCGCGCGGCCATGAGTGGACGCGACTACGTCATCCCCGACGACGTTCAGGCTCTCGCTGCGCCGATCTTGGCTCACCGATTGGTCTTTTCTGGACGCAGTGGAATCGCCAGCCATGAGTCTGCCCGGGCAGCCGAGTCAGTCATTGGGTCAATTCTGCGTCAGGTTCCCCTGCCTGAGCGGGCGCATCAAGACCGATGA
- the mraZ gene encoding division/cell wall cluster transcriptional repressor MraZ, producing MFLGTHTPKLDEKGRFFLPAKFRDELDDGLVITRGQDRCLAIYPTETFVEMTREIAKGSVSVKKVRDYQRMLAAGASDTAPDKQGRVMIPPMLRRYAALNKEIVVVGAITRVEVWDATEWEKYSEAQEEAFADMNEEVFAEQ from the coding sequence GTGTTTCTGGGTACGCATACTCCCAAGCTCGACGAGAAGGGCCGCTTCTTTCTACCGGCGAAGTTCCGCGACGAGTTGGACGATGGGTTGGTCATCACCAGAGGCCAGGACAGGTGTCTGGCGATCTACCCGACCGAAACTTTCGTGGAGATGACCCGGGAAATCGCCAAGGGATCGGTGAGCGTCAAGAAGGTTCGTGACTATCAGCGCATGCTGGCAGCCGGGGCTAGCGACACCGCTCCTGACAAGCAGGGGCGGGTCATGATTCCGCCGATGCTGAGGCGCTACGCCGCTCTTAATAAAGAGATCGTCGTGGTGGGAGCGATTACTCGAGTTGAGGTGTGGGACGCCACCGAGTGGGAGAAGTACTCCGAAGCTCAGGAGGAGGCCTTCGCCGATATGAACGAGGAGGTCTTCGCCGAACAGTGA
- the rsmH gene encoding 16S rRNA (cytosine(1402)-N(4))-methyltransferase RsmH: MLMATDAIGSDAVHIPVMRARILDLLAVVLKSGRRVHVDGTLGMGGHAEAVLRRFPDVELVGIDRDQQALTMAEARLEPFADRVHLVHAVHDELPEVLDDLGLDYVDSVLLDLGLSSFQIDEVERGFSYSVDSPLDMRMDQSSGRTAAQILNESDPGALVRMLREYGEEKFADRIVRAIVTERDRQPIETSGRLVEIITEAIPATVRRKRHSHPAKRTFQALRIAVNREMETLPAVLPRALDRLDVGGRIAVLSYHSLEDRPVKEAFRDACADTAPAGLPMVPESMAAKFNPVTRGAERPDADEVATNPRSASARLRVIERVRSGPVNRQHATKESR; the protein is encoded by the coding sequence ATGCTCATGGCGACCGATGCCATTGGTAGCGATGCTGTCCATATCCCCGTCATGCGTGCCCGTATCCTCGACCTTCTTGCTGTCGTTCTCAAGAGTGGTCGACGTGTCCATGTTGATGGCACCCTCGGTATGGGAGGTCATGCTGAGGCTGTTCTGAGGCGATTCCCTGACGTTGAGTTGGTCGGTATCGATCGCGATCAGCAGGCCCTGACAATGGCCGAGGCGCGGCTTGAGCCTTTTGCAGACCGCGTTCATCTCGTCCACGCTGTTCATGACGAACTTCCTGAGGTGCTTGACGATCTCGGCCTGGACTATGTCGACTCCGTACTGCTTGACCTTGGGCTGTCCTCTTTCCAAATTGACGAGGTTGAGCGCGGGTTCTCGTACTCGGTTGATTCCCCGCTGGACATGCGGATGGACCAGTCCAGTGGTCGTACTGCTGCCCAGATCCTCAATGAGTCTGATCCTGGTGCCTTGGTGCGTATGCTTCGCGAGTACGGTGAGGAAAAGTTCGCTGACCGCATTGTTCGCGCCATCGTTACCGAACGTGACCGCCAACCCATCGAGACTTCGGGGCGGCTCGTCGAGATTATTACCGAAGCTATTCCTGCCACAGTGCGTCGCAAGCGCCACAGCCATCCCGCCAAGCGTACCTTCCAGGCCCTGCGGATTGCCGTTAACCGTGAGATGGAGACCTTGCCCGCGGTGCTCCCGCGAGCTCTCGATCGTCTTGATGTCGGCGGCCGGATCGCTGTGTTGTCCTATCACTCCCTGGAGGACCGCCCCGTCAAGGAGGCCTTCCGCGACGCATGCGCGGATACAGCCCCAGCCGGATTGCCGATGGTCCCCGAGTCAATGGCAGCAAAGTTCAACCCTGTTACTCGGGGGGCGGAACGTCCCGACGCCGATGAGGTGGCCACCAATCCACGATCCGCCTCGGCACGGTTGCGGGTCATTGAGCGGGTTCGATCTGGGCCCGTTAACCGTCAGCATGCGACCAAGGAGAGCCGATGA
- a CDS encoding septum formation initiator family protein: MGRLGFAILIVVMLAAGLAGLLVLNTTIQAQSMQIAQETRNLNVLQHQQAVLAAEVDHLRGPQNLQEQAKKLGMRPNPYGSYIDLRTGKVIGTQTKVDGKEVPGVIGETAKPEVGQP, translated from the coding sequence ATGGGGCGACTGGGCTTTGCCATTCTCATTGTTGTCATGTTAGCTGCTGGATTGGCCGGGCTGTTGGTGCTCAACACCACCATCCAGGCGCAGTCCATGCAGATTGCCCAGGAGACGCGCAATCTCAACGTCTTGCAACACCAGCAGGCTGTTCTGGCTGCTGAGGTCGATCACCTTCGTGGTCCGCAGAATCTCCAGGAACAGGCCAAGAAGCTCGGCATGAGGCCGAATCCTTACGGCTCCTATATTGACCTGCGTACTGGCAAGGTCATCGGAACCCAGACCAAGGTCGACGGCAAGGAGGTACCAGGAGTCATCGGGGAGACGGCTAAGCCTGAGGTGGGCCAGCCGTGA
- a CDS encoding peptidoglycan D,D-transpeptidase FtsI family protein: MASQRGRLTIVMAVFLVLAVSLASRALQLQAIEAPAYAASAAARMKYTYALQPNRGELTDRNGIVMAQTQPAVLVFVDPRMISRNGVDERVTMTREQQEKAAAAPKAVAKILATRLGGQPEDYRKAVTATDAKGKLSRYSVVRHHVDSYTFDLIKKDMKQGGWYGVFSSNDPIRTYPSGQVASNVVGFVNAEGKGAGGFEYSHNKQLAGVPGKESYEASTWGRIPLGSNTLVPAVDGTSYTLTLDAQLQLMAQQALGTAIKNAKAKSGEIVMMDVTNGEVLAMASMPTFDSNKPGKAKENQTRNRVIQDAYEPGSVQKVLTMAALTDQGIITPDSHIVVPRALSSGGGKITDAEPHGTEYLTARGVLVHSSNIGTALFARKLDKATMVSYLKAFGLGAPTRIGLPGEASGQIPKPTMPDYTRDQVAFGQGLSVTALQEAAAVAGIVNGGVYHSPTIIKSAVDGHGEPSEIPKTTTRRVISQRASEEVRDMMENVVSTAKGRPIPDYRMGAKTGTAQRIDPECHCYHGYISSFIAVAPIEKPRILTYVVINQPTNGHTGTAVAQPAARQLMSVALPRYGVQPSTDKARKEPLEYQP, from the coding sequence ATGGCTTCCCAACGGGGTCGTTTGACGATCGTTATGGCGGTATTTCTCGTGCTTGCGGTGAGCTTAGCTAGCCGTGCTTTGCAACTGCAGGCGATCGAGGCGCCTGCGTATGCGGCGTCGGCGGCGGCGAGGATGAAGTACACCTACGCTCTTCAGCCCAACCGAGGCGAGCTCACCGATCGCAATGGCATTGTGATGGCGCAAACCCAGCCTGCGGTATTGGTTTTTGTGGACCCTCGGATGATCTCCCGCAACGGCGTTGACGAGCGGGTGACGATGACTCGTGAACAACAGGAGAAGGCAGCCGCTGCGCCTAAGGCCGTCGCGAAGATCCTTGCTACGCGATTGGGCGGGCAGCCGGAGGATTACCGCAAGGCGGTAACGGCCACTGATGCTAAGGGAAAGCTGAGCCGCTACTCGGTAGTACGCCACCACGTTGACAGCTACACCTTCGACCTCATCAAGAAGGACATGAAGCAAGGTGGCTGGTACGGAGTATTTAGTTCAAATGACCCGATCCGTACCTATCCGTCGGGGCAGGTTGCCTCCAACGTCGTGGGCTTCGTGAATGCCGAGGGCAAAGGAGCTGGCGGTTTCGAATACTCCCATAACAAACAGCTTGCTGGTGTGCCGGGTAAAGAGTCGTATGAGGCCTCGACCTGGGGCCGTATTCCGCTGGGTTCTAATACTCTGGTGCCTGCGGTCGACGGCACAAGTTACACTCTGACTCTCGACGCTCAGCTACAGCTGATGGCTCAGCAGGCCCTCGGTACAGCGATTAAGAATGCCAAGGCAAAGAGCGGCGAGATCGTCATGATGGACGTGACTAATGGTGAGGTCCTGGCGATGGCGTCAATGCCCACTTTTGACTCAAATAAGCCCGGCAAAGCTAAAGAGAACCAGACCCGCAATCGGGTCATCCAGGATGCGTACGAGCCAGGATCGGTGCAAAAAGTCCTGACTATGGCTGCGCTGACCGATCAGGGGATCATCACTCCCGATAGCCACATCGTCGTTCCGCGTGCTTTGTCGTCTGGTGGCGGCAAGATCACTGATGCTGAGCCTCACGGCACCGAGTACCTCACCGCCCGTGGGGTGCTAGTGCATTCGTCAAATATTGGGACGGCATTGTTTGCCCGAAAGTTAGACAAGGCGACCATGGTGTCTTATCTCAAGGCATTCGGGCTAGGGGCTCCTACCCGAATCGGTCTGCCAGGTGAGGCGAGTGGTCAGATACCGAAGCCCACTATGCCTGACTACACCCGGGACCAGGTTGCGTTCGGCCAGGGGCTGTCAGTGACGGCTCTTCAGGAGGCCGCTGCCGTTGCCGGAATCGTCAATGGCGGGGTCTACCACTCGCCGACGATTATCAAGTCTGCCGTTGACGGCCACGGCGAGCCTTCCGAGATTCCTAAGACGACTACCCGCAGAGTGATCTCGCAACGAGCCTCTGAGGAGGTTCGCGACATGATGGAGAACGTGGTATCTACCGCCAAGGGCCGACCTATTCCGGACTACCGGATGGGTGCCAAGACGGGTACTGCCCAGCGGATTGACCCTGAGTGTCACTGCTACCACGGGTACATCTCGTCGTTTATTGCCGTCGCTCCTATCGAGAAGCCGCGTATTCTCACGTACGTTGTCATCAATCAGCCCACCAACGGGCATACTGGCACGGCGGTGGCACAGCCAGCGGCGCGGCAACTCATGTCTGTTGCCCTGCCGCGATACGGTGTGCAACCGTCCACCGACAAAGCGCGCAAGGAACCCTTGGAGTACCAGCCGTGA
- a CDS encoding UDP-N-acetylmuramoyl-tripeptide--D-alanyl-D-alanine ligase, producing MRVLDVATLAQWVEAAPVNDSAQVGPDVVIDTRKVTPGALFIALPGTRVDGHDFTQAAQDTGAAAVLVTRRTDAQLPHLVVDDGQAGLSRLARHVVATERERGMRTIALTGSSGKTSTKDMLAQILETFGPTVAPVGSFNNEIGVPLTACRSNENTSFLVSEMGTRGLGHISWLTSIVTPDVAMVLNVGNAHLGEFGSREVIAQAKGEIVEALSVDGWAVLNAADTLVAGMAPRTRGHIAWFSPDADHRRPDADIEVWAESTHADDLDRHSFTLAARRGESTWRSPVRLMTMGAHQVANAVAATAAALAALAMNDDIDDQTVTRIAEALSNAVSRSAMRMQLRERADGLVLVEDCYNANPDSMAASLTAMGHVLATRRVRDPQTRGVAVLGDMLELGQDSARLNAESGRLAAHAGFDVIIAVGDEAENIAEGARAEGARVIVSTVEGASGSLGWTSHDVVLLKASRGLALERVGREVFEEREAQA from the coding sequence ATGAGAGTTCTCGACGTTGCCACCCTCGCGCAGTGGGTCGAAGCAGCACCGGTAAATGATTCTGCCCAGGTGGGCCCGGACGTCGTCATTGATACCCGGAAGGTAACTCCGGGCGCTCTGTTTATCGCTCTTCCCGGCACCCGGGTAGACGGTCATGACTTCACTCAGGCGGCTCAGGACACGGGCGCTGCCGCTGTCCTGGTCACTCGGCGCACCGACGCACAGTTGCCCCATCTCGTTGTTGACGATGGTCAAGCCGGCCTATCTCGACTGGCGCGTCATGTCGTGGCGACTGAACGAGAACGTGGCATGCGTACCATCGCTTTGACTGGTTCCAGCGGTAAGACAAGCACCAAGGACATGCTGGCCCAGATCCTTGAGACTTTTGGCCCAACGGTGGCTCCGGTGGGATCGTTCAACAATGAAATCGGAGTTCCTCTGACGGCGTGCCGCAGTAACGAGAACACCTCTTTCTTGGTGTCGGAAATGGGGACTCGCGGTCTGGGTCATATCTCCTGGCTCACCTCCATCGTTACTCCCGACGTAGCCATGGTCCTCAACGTCGGGAATGCCCACCTGGGCGAGTTTGGTTCGCGAGAGGTCATTGCCCAGGCTAAGGGTGAGATCGTTGAGGCCCTCAGCGTTGACGGTTGGGCTGTGCTCAACGCCGCCGATACCCTTGTCGCCGGGATGGCACCGCGCACCCGTGGACATATTGCATGGTTCAGCCCTGATGCTGACCATCGTCGCCCAGATGCCGACATCGAGGTGTGGGCCGAATCAACCCATGCCGACGACCTGGATCGTCACTCCTTTACCCTTGCCGCCCGCCGGGGTGAGTCCACCTGGCGTAGCCCTGTCCGGCTGATGACGATGGGTGCTCATCAGGTCGCAAATGCCGTGGCTGCTACTGCTGCTGCGCTGGCAGCCTTGGCTATGAATGACGACATCGATGACCAAACTGTCACTCGGATCGCCGAGGCGCTCAGCAACGCCGTGTCCAGGTCAGCTATGAGAATGCAGTTGCGTGAACGCGCCGATGGCCTGGTGCTGGTCGAGGACTGCTACAACGCCAACCCTGACTCGATGGCCGCTTCGTTGACAGCGATGGGGCATGTCTTGGCGACGCGCCGAGTTCGGGACCCTCAGACTAGGGGCGTCGCCGTCTTGGGCGACATGCTCGAGCTTGGACAGGACTCTGCTCGTCTCAATGCCGAGTCCGGTCGGCTAGCAGCCCACGCTGGATTCGACGTCATTATCGCTGTTGGCGATGAGGCCGAGAACATTGCCGAAGGTGCCCGGGCCGAAGGCGCACGTGTGATTGTTTCCACCGTGGAAGGTGCTTCTGGGTCACTAGGTTGGACCTCACACGATGTCGTTTTACTCAAAGCTTCCAGAGGTCTGGCCTTGGAGCGAGTAGGACGCGAAGTGTTCGAGGAAAGGGAGGCCCAGGCGTGA
- the mraY gene encoding phospho-N-acetylmuramoyl-pentapeptide-transferase, which produces MKNILLAGAVSMIGTLVGTRWFIHWLAAKGYGQFIRDDGPTTHKTKKGTPTMGGAVIIVSVLLAYLVAHLVTWTHPSISALLVLWLFSGLGFIGFLDDWTKISKQRSLGLKPKGKLLGQAFVAITFAIGVMYFPDVHGVTPGSPAISFLRDISWLYLPVWLGIVWVILLIAGSSNAVNLTDGLDGLATGASTMVFGAYTVLSIWQFNQWCSRPTTAGNHCYAVRDPHDIAVVAIAIAGACFGFLWWNAKPAQIFLGDTGSLALGGAVAGMAVVSRTELLLVIIGALFVIETVSVMLQVSVFKITGGKRVFKMAPLHHHFELKGWAEVTVVIRFWIICGLAVSAGLGIFYAEWVAGQ; this is translated from the coding sequence GTGAAGAACATCCTGCTCGCCGGTGCGGTGTCAATGATCGGCACCCTCGTCGGCACGCGGTGGTTCATCCATTGGCTCGCCGCGAAGGGCTATGGCCAGTTCATTCGCGACGACGGCCCGACAACCCATAAGACGAAAAAGGGCACCCCGACCATGGGCGGCGCTGTCATTATTGTCTCCGTACTGCTGGCGTACCTCGTAGCACACCTGGTGACATGGACCCATCCCTCCATCTCGGCGCTGCTGGTGTTGTGGCTGTTTTCGGGATTGGGTTTCATCGGTTTTCTTGACGACTGGACAAAGATTTCTAAGCAGCGTTCCTTGGGTCTTAAACCCAAAGGAAAGCTCCTCGGCCAGGCTTTTGTCGCTATCACTTTCGCTATCGGGGTGATGTATTTCCCTGATGTCCACGGTGTGACGCCAGGGTCGCCAGCTATCTCTTTCCTGCGTGATATTTCGTGGCTGTACCTACCCGTCTGGCTGGGCATCGTCTGGGTGATCCTGCTTATTGCAGGAAGTTCCAACGCTGTCAACCTCACCGACGGTCTTGACGGCTTAGCTACCGGTGCGTCCACGATGGTTTTCGGCGCCTATACCGTGCTGAGCATCTGGCAGTTCAATCAGTGGTGCTCTCGCCCGACCACCGCAGGAAACCACTGTTATGCAGTGCGTGACCCTCACGATATTGCAGTGGTTGCCATCGCTATCGCCGGAGCGTGTTTTGGGTTTCTGTGGTGGAATGCTAAGCCCGCCCAGATCTTTCTTGGCGACACAGGATCATTGGCTCTTGGTGGCGCTGTTGCCGGTATGGCCGTCGTCAGTCGCACTGAGCTGCTCCTGGTCATTATTGGTGCTCTCTTCGTCATCGAAACGGTCTCGGTTATGTTGCAGGTCAGTGTGTTTAAGATCACTGGCGGAAAACGTGTCTTTAAAATGGCCCCGTTGCACCATCACTTTGAGCTGAAGGGGTGGGCTGAGGTGACGGTAGTCATCAGGTTCTGGATTATTTGCGGCCTTGCTGTTTCGGCTGGCCTAGGAATCTTCTATGCAGAATGGGTGGCAGGGCAGTGA
- the murD gene encoding UDP-N-acetylmuramoyl-L-alanine--D-glutamate ligase, which produces MGGRAVTFSGKVDLSAADRLFDWSGVHVVIAGLGTSGYAAADALLELDATVLVLDDSDDDSHRDKGGLLEVLGAEVRLGPGSASDLPEETDLVVVSPSWRPTQPLVARALTRGIPVWGEPELAWRLMHPDRVIPWLAITGTNGKTTTTQMTESILHAAGLKACAVGNIGRPILEAMADEINYDVFAVELSSFQLHWSNSLSLHSAAVLNLHQDHLEWYAHESDPLGSYAADKARIYHQVTNSCVYNVADPATEHMVEDADVVEGARAIGFTTGTPGPSMIGIVDGLIVDRAFVEQRATSAMKLARLEDVHPFAPHNVENALAAAALTRSFGVPAPAVGQGLRDLHLGGHRIETVHQAGGITWVDDSKATNPHAANSSMRAFEHIVWIAGGQAKGTHFDNLVTTHAGKLRGVVVLGTDRGIIARSLAEHAPQVPVVVIDDMSREAMARAVHEAAKMARPGDTVLMAPGCASLDIWPGYAARGEDFANAAQHVDGPDADG; this is translated from the coding sequence ATGGGTGGCAGGGCAGTGACGTTCTCCGGAAAGGTTGATCTCAGCGCGGCTGACCGGCTCTTCGACTGGTCTGGTGTGCATGTTGTCATCGCTGGTTTAGGCACGTCCGGCTATGCCGCCGCTGACGCGTTACTTGAGCTTGACGCCACGGTCCTCGTCCTTGACGACTCCGATGACGACTCCCACCGTGACAAAGGTGGTCTGCTGGAGGTCCTCGGGGCCGAAGTGCGTTTGGGCCCCGGATCAGCATCCGACTTGCCGGAGGAAACGGACCTCGTCGTCGTCTCTCCTAGCTGGCGTCCTACCCAACCGCTGGTAGCTCGTGCCCTTACGCGAGGGATCCCCGTTTGGGGTGAGCCTGAACTGGCCTGGCGCCTCATGCATCCCGACCGTGTTATTCCGTGGCTGGCGATTACCGGCACCAATGGCAAGACGACGACTACCCAGATGACCGAGTCGATTCTTCATGCGGCAGGTCTGAAGGCATGTGCTGTCGGTAACATTGGCCGACCCATCCTTGAGGCCATGGCTGACGAGATCAACTACGACGTTTTTGCAGTGGAGCTGTCCAGCTTCCAGCTGCACTGGTCAAACTCACTATCTCTCCATTCCGCGGCAGTGCTCAACCTTCATCAAGACCACCTGGAGTGGTACGCCCACGAATCGGATCCGCTCGGTTCGTACGCCGCCGATAAGGCTCGGATCTACCACCAGGTGACCAACTCCTGCGTCTACAACGTTGCCGATCCCGCCACCGAACACATGGTGGAGGATGCCGACGTCGTTGAGGGGGCTCGCGCTATCGGGTTCACGACCGGGACCCCGGGGCCGTCCATGATCGGAATTGTGGACGGCCTCATCGTCGATCGTGCCTTCGTTGAGCAGCGCGCGACCTCGGCGATGAAGCTGGCTCGCCTTGAGGACGTGCACCCTTTCGCTCCGCACAATGTCGAAAACGCGTTGGCTGCTGCGGCACTGACCCGCTCCTTTGGTGTTCCTGCGCCTGCCGTCGGACAGGGTTTGCGTGACTTGCATCTTGGTGGACACCGCATCGAGACGGTGCACCAGGCCGGTGGCATTACCTGGGTCGATGATTCCAAGGCGACGAACCCCCATGCTGCAAACTCCTCGATGCGGGCCTTTGAACACATCGTGTGGATCGCTGGTGGGCAGGCCAAGGGCACGCATTTTGACAACCTCGTGACCACTCATGCTGGCAAGCTGCGTGGCGTCGTAGTGCTGGGAACTGACCGCGGCATCATCGCGAGATCTTTGGCCGAGCATGCTCCACAGGTTCCGGTCGTCGTCATTGACGACATGTCCCGCGAGGCGATGGCTCGTGCGGTCCACGAGGCTGCCAAGATGGCTCGTCCTGGGGATACCGTCTTGATGGCACCTGGCTGTGCCAGCTTGGATATCTGGCCCGGCTATGCCGCACGCGGTGAGGACTTTGCCAATGCTGCTCAACACGTTGACGGGCCAGATGCCGATGGCTGA